The window CTATAGGACCTTGGGCCGGCTGGAGAAGAGTCTGGCAGAGACGAAGCTGGGCCGTGCGGGGAAAACGGCGACGCGGTGGCCCAGGCGCTGGCGACGCGGTCAACATGAGCGCGGGACTTGTCGATGTCCTCGCTCTGGGGCGGCTGGGCGCTGACTCGCTGCTCCTCTCGCAGCGAGACGAAGCAGGGGCGCGGCGCTTGGCAAACGGAGCTCCTACTCCGGCGACGAGGCGATGCAGGGGACGGAGGGAGGCGCGGATCGGCGCGAATCCGGGCGGTGGAGGTACAGGAAGGGTGAGGTCGATCTGATCCGGAGCTGCGGTCAACGAAGAGCACGGGATCGAGGGGATCCTGCCCTCGAGCTGATGTAGGCGCGGAGGACGAGGATGGCCGGCGCAAAACTCCTCTGGGCTCCCTGTTGCACGACAGAGAGAGCAGgtgagagagggaggagagaaggacgaGGAAGGAAGAGGCAGGGGCGCTTGGTCCTTCTACAGGTGGTCGCCAGCGACGGGAGGTCCTCGCCTGAGGACGGCGGGGCTGCTGCTTGCTCTGGGTAAGCGGCTTGATGTGGGCATGTGGCTGGAGGCGACGTTGGATGCCTGTGCCCGGGGTTCGGGCCGAGAGGTATGGTGGGTGGTGGATCGATGGGTGGATCGGGAAGGCAGGGGAGTATCCTGATTGGAGCGATGGGGAAAATGAGGTGGATTGGAAGGTGGCGGTGGCTGAGAGGGAtcgatgggacatctccctagaagttagggttttgtccagatttagactagggagtttttatataaggaaaagaggggaagtttaggggctaactcgtcccttcgatcataatcggacggtcgcgaataaataggttagggagaccaaaaagaaaaacgaagatgttttgtagatgttaggggatgatccggacccaatggtgacgactgctcgggtcgggtccgggacaacttttcggacgcgcgcgcgaagagtgccgcgggctgacgagagaggttaggttgggcctggcggtaggtagtgggctgtgtagacggtctcgagctaagagaagagaagagagggaggcccggcgactgtttccggagaccgaaaacgtccgacgttagaccggctactattgccgctatatttatccgttggggcatcaaacggactccgaatgcgatgaaacttggcaggcggtctactgacaacaaaacaacaccgcatgccaactttcaacccattctgagaacattttcctgccacttataaaataatatttcggacatgtcgcgggcgcgtgcaagtgtgtctgggctcagaacggacaacggaaggaactgggagaacccggacggatgcagggtTTGAAAAAcacgatgatgcaatgcacatgatgacatgacaagatgcaacatgcaagcacatgacatggcaacgacggcgaataactagacgacacctggcgcaacggtctcggggcgttacaacactccaccactacgagaggatctcgttctgagatctagaatggcgccggaggggaaaacggaagagaacgagaagaggtaaaactaagttgcttcttttaccaatgagtgaaaccaaagaaccttgcgaggtttaaCAATTTCGAGCAAAGAATACAactgagatgaacgaagttgaaaacactccgttagaagagaggaacaaagaacattgcgaaaaaccttgaggttgaaaggcaagatatatattgaaaccactccggttaaaacaagatagagaaggattaagaatgatataatttggacaacactccgactgcaaatggaaggaattaacaagaacttgacaagatTATAGGAtgcttgatgagatcaacaacataccgcctccggaactattgaatgaatggaacaaggggtaagaaagatctcggacagcactccagtttaaaagagatgaaaaacttgataaaatgaaagagcttgagcaaagggacacaacactccggttgaaaggaTAAGCATGAGtcaaacatgatcttgacaagaccagaagatgggttgaagagagcaacatcacaatggctcTGGAACAAAAGTAAAAAATGGAATGGAGTGAACGAAGGGAAGCAcgatcttgagggagcacgctgACACCAAAAGctagaacggaattgttggaaaaaaccaacaacgaaaaggataaacttgatatggtcttacggaatacatctcaaattatgaggtgacaacctgccactcacgcgaagaagaattggattgataagaacaaggagacaagaaactatTTCACCCGGAGGATAAATGAAGAGCTTGGGTCAATTATACGCCTCACAATAGCaagatccttagggaaagctttaggtgaaacataacccaagataactccaatgacgagattgatggatttaaaatacctcattcttaacaacatgtgaatcatgaaacatgaactcaaattatcaagaatgacataataccacctccaatgatacggtagaaagaattgcactccggattgcaagatgaagaatacttgagctcctctgaaaagaatctcaatgaacgcttcgagaaggaaataatccttgatgagccctcatgtatagcctccatgaagaaactccggtaacaaaagactaaaaagaaagagaaaatgaaaacacaaggtgaatccttgcaatgatttagatggatctccgtggtgaaAAAAATTGTAAAGGTTGGAATTCCGGGAAAAGAGAacatgaaacaattgaaatcaggaatttgatgagcctccagaataggaaattaatcatttggatgaaataagaataagaattacattattcttatacttcaccaattaaattgatgacaatcaacggctttggcacactacttattctcgtattaaggattaagagagatataacataaacttgggaaggtcttcaacgaaccaccggtaggattggaacaacgaatgaattgatatgatcaccaaagaagagaactcttgaatgtaccaccataagaattgaaaaagaacgattaaaacatgaagaaacaccgggaagaattagaaatttaaacaaagatgcttgagagaatttagatacatgagaccgAAGAGAtcgcgagctgattagagaatccttgatttagacaccggtatgatttagagtatgagagctaaaagctggaatgaataaatctggattgatggcctccggagaatcaaactgaaaatactctaaattactctggatgggtgaaaagaattaccacgaacgaaaacaattatgagaggaaggcaacaagctagaatcacgagtctctgagagaacggacaagatttggaggtaaaactcttcttcggtcttcaaatgttgagaatgacgacgagaaacaccaacaagagttgttgagatactccgggatgaaaattataaaggttgaaccaatgatgaaaagaattagaaagatcttggagaagacaattgactgatgataactcattcttacgtcaaactttgaaaataatttgggaatagctccgggaaaataagaagagtcaggtaagatcctaggaaaagacctgcggGTTAGGGCCCacacaaaagaaacaccattgaaatgatttaaaagagagaatgcaccggttgaattagaaGGCTTGAATATGATAGGACCTCAAAATagcttgaatgaaagcagagtggaaacacgaatctttgagatatcttaaGCATTCcagaataattgaatagcgagaaatgaatgaatattaggtgcaccggcatgagaaagcatagaaatgaggaaaagatatgatcaacaaagcttgtatTGGATCCGCTGGAGATGGAGAaaaaatgaagaatgatgaactagtagaacatcttcttgagaaccaccgggtaagaatattgacggaaaagaatggagatacttcacatgaataaaaggatacttgattaagacatatgagtccttgaagaaaaagggtgggtgggtgggaaaacaaaggcaacttggggacggatgaaacaaacaccgttgagaagaactgataattgatcttgtgaatgttgacaaGATTGGATTCATTTGAAGggaagcacaccggttgagaaaGGTTGTCAGGACAATCTCGATTAtcctgaaggattagtattcacatcggagtatgagaacactgcttagggaaggtatggaatcaacatttgacattgaagcaactcgaataccacaactcaaaacaaaacaaggattggcttgcagaataagccggaacaaacatatgatagagattttgtccgaagtttttgtggtggggcctacacgggctcgatcgtacagcaccatcatgtacaaggcagtgcacatgacatacgaagcgtccccgagtcggcatagccaaggactctttaagacacaatgagaccactataaaaccgaccgtggataggcggaccactagacgtggaaccccaatttcatatcatacatctatcggaaagatatccaaagagctacttgaattcccacttataaactcccaaaactttccggttatgcaatcaggtgttggggatacaggggaagaataatatatcacccaaaactagcaaatcctacatccagctgtatccatccttcaacacataaccaagaaaccttcagaaatcatcttccacaaccttcgaaaagcatccgttatacgagttatggcaatactcccgaacacccgccccagtactgggtggcgtcgaggttatctcaccaacaactacataaaagagattttcaatgtcggcgaaactaaactcaggtattccagaactgcaacgataaaattgtgacgacaacacctcggagctcaactccccgggacattgccacaacccctaaattacaggaggcaccaagaacaatgttctcgtcacaaaaccatcggaacgattccaagataccagcgtgatcctaaaaaaattagtgaaatttgagaagagaagagacaaaactctacgtcaggatgccttatcggagcgatgaagggactggggagtaaaaagaattcctaagctctccaatatataattcctaaatgactcaaaacatttttatagACTCAACttgtccgctaattcgatcaagcaatggggctcctaaggtcggggaaggttctgataccaacttgtaatgccctcgatgcggctatatctcccacgtgtcgaagcacgacttagaggcataaccgcattgaaagcaatgtcgcaagtgaggtaatattcacacaacccatgtaatacataagggaaagagatacatagttggcttacaatcgccacttcacacaatacatgaataaagcattacaacatccaaatacaatcaaggtccgactacggaaccaaaataaaagaagaacccccaaatgcgacaaggtccccgatcgaccccaactgggctccactactgatcaactagaacgaaacaacacaaaggacaagatcttcatcgatctcCTCCTTGAGCATAgttgcgtcaactgcacggactcatcgacacctgcaaactggttttggaagtatctgtgagtcacggggactcagcaatctcacaccctcgcgatcaagactatttaagcttatgggtaaggtaaaggtatgaggtggagctgcagcaagcgactagcaaatatggtggctaacatacgcaaatgagagcgagaagagaaggcaaagcacgatcgagaaactgcgatcctagaacaacctatgtcaagcatgactccaacaccgtgttcacttcccggcctccgccagaaagataccatcacggctacacacgtggttgatgtattttaattaaggtcaacttcaagttttctacaaccggacattaagaaattcccatctgcccataaccgcgggcacggcttccgaaagttcaaatccctgcaggggtgtcccaacttagcccatcacaagctcccacggtcaacaaacgacattccttctagcgggaagacccgatctggctcggaatcccggttacaagacatcctcgacgatggtaaaacaagtccagcaataccgcccgaatgtgccgacaaatcccgataggagctgcacatatctcgttctcagggcacactcagatgagcagtccgtacaactaaaaccagccctcgagtttccccgaggtggcgctgcaaggggctctagtttggaccaacactcagaggagcactggcccggggggttaaaatagtgatgacccttgagtctgcacaacccaagggaaagaaaagactaggtggcaaatagtaaaaccaatgttgggcattgctggaggagttttattcaaggcgaactgtcaaggggttcccagtataactcaaccgcgtaaggaacacaaaatccgggaacataacaccgatatgacggaaactagggcggcaagagtggaacaaaacaccatgcataaggccgagccttccaccctttaccaagtatatagatgcattaattaaataagatatattgtgatatcccaacaagtaaacatgttccaacaagggacaacatctccatgttccaacaaggaacaaacttcaatcttcacctgcaactaacaacgctataagaggggctgagcaaagcggtaacatagccaaacaacggtttgctaggacaaggtgggtaagaggcttggttcaacaatataggaggcatgataagcaagtggtaggtatcgcagcataggcatagcaaaagagcgagcatctagcaagcaaagatagaagtgatttcgagggtatggtcatcttgcctgagatcctgcaaggaagaagaacgagtccatgaagaagacacatggacaaagtcgaatggatcctcacaaacgtgacgttaccggaaccaacccga is drawn from Triticum dicoccoides isolate Atlit2015 ecotype Zavitan chromosome 4A, WEW_v2.0, whole genome shotgun sequence and contains these coding sequences:
- the LOC119283606 gene encoding uncharacterized protein LOC119283606, which gives rise to MSHRSLSATATFQSTSFSPSLQSGYSPAFPIHPSIHHPPYLSARTPGTGIQRRLQPHAHIKPLTQSKQQPRRPQARTSRRWRPPVEGPSAPASSFLVLLSSLSHLLSLSCNREPRGVLRRPSSSSAPTSARGQDPLDPVLFVDRSSGSDRPHPSCTSTARIRADPRLPPSPASPRRRSRSSVCQAPRPCFVSLREEQRVSAQPPQSEDIDKSRAHVDRVASAWATASPFSPHGPASSLPDSSPAGPRSYITSRL